The sequence CGCCCGGCAAACGCGAAGCGTTAATCGATCGCCTATTGAACGATCCACGCTGGGCCGATCATTGGGTGAGCTATTGGCAAGATCTGTTGGCCGAAAACCCCACCATGATCAACGCGACCCTCAACAGCACCGGCCCATTCCGCTGGTTTTTGCACGACTCGCTACGAGACGACAAGCCACTTGATCGCATGGTGACCGAGTTGTTGATGATGCGTGGCAGCGCCGCCGAGGGAGGCAGCGCCGGGTTTGCCCAAGCGGCTCAAAATGATTCCCCATTCGCCGCCAAGGGGCACGTTGTGGCCAGTGCTTTCCTGGGGATCGAGATGCAATGTGCTCGTTGTCACGACTCCCCCTATCACTCGACCACCCAGCGCGACCTTTACTCGCTCGCGGCGATGTTCTCGCGCAGTTCGGTGACGGTGCCGAAGTCGAGTACCGTTCCTCCTGGTTTCTTCGAGGCCAAGCAGCGTGAATCGTTGATTCAAGTTACCTTGAAACCAGGCGAGCCCGTCACGCCGACATGGCCGTTTGCGAAAACGACCGGTGCCGCAGATAACGACACACTCCGGCAATTGATGCAAAACCCCAGCGACACACGCGAGAAGCTGGCCACCTTGGTCACCGCACCTCAGAACACGCGTTTCGCCCAGGTCGTAGCCAACCGGGTGTGGCGACGGCTTATCGGGGCTGGCATCGTCGAATCCCCCTACGATTGGGAAGGCAATCCGCCAAGTCACCCAGAGTTGCTCGATTGGCTGGGCAAAGAGCTTGTGGCTAATAACTACGACATCAAGCACCTCACTCGCGTGATCATGACCTCGGATCTTTACCAACAAGAGGCCATTGGCTGGAACTTGGATGCCGATCCTCAGCAGCGTTTGTTCAATGCCCCGGATCGTCGCCGCATGACGGCCGAGCAGATTGTCGACTCGTTCTACACAGCGACTGGTTGCCAAATGAGTGTCGAACGGATGACACTCGATCCGGATGGACGCCGGACCGCGAGTAGCCGCAATTCTTTTGGCTTTCCGACGCGCAGTTGGATGTTCGTCAGCATGTCAAACGAGCGTGATCGCCCGAGCTTGACGTTCCCTTATGCAGCCATGGTAACCGAAGTGCTGACTGCGTTTGGCTGGTCTGCCGAGCGTCAAACGCCGAAGACCGACCGCGAAACCGATCCCAATGTGCGCCAGCCTGCCGTGATGGCGAACAGCAATTTAACCATCTGGCTAACAAAAGCTTCGCACGGCAGCGTCCTGGCCGATCTGGCGGTTGAAGCCAAGTCGCCCGAGGCACTGGTCGATTCCATTTTCCTACGAATGCTGAGCCGCTATCCCACTTCCCAAGAGAAGGAGATTTTTCGACCACGTCTAGCAGAAGGTTTTTCGGACCGAATGGTTCCCGAAGATCAAATCATGCGCCCCGCCCCCCTGCCCCGTTTGCCCCAGGTGACGTGGTCGAATCACTTGCGTTCCGAAGCGAATACGATTCAGCAAGAGCACGCAGCACGTGTCCGCCAAGGCCCGCCAGGGGATCCTCGTTTGAATCCCCAGTGGCGTCAGCGTTATGAAGACTTCGTCTGGAGTATCGCCAACTTACGCGAGTTCGTCTGGATGCCCTAATACCCAGCCCGCAACGATGCGCTTCCCCATTCATCTCACCCTTGCCTACGAGGATCGAGGATATGTTTTCTTCTCATCACTTTAGTCGACGCGAATTTCTGGCAGCCAGCTTGACCGCAGCCGGTGTGGCAGCAGCCCCTGCTTGGGGTGCCAATGCGCCGGCGCTGATCCAGGGGCAAGCCGAGCATGTCATATCGATTTGGCTGGGAGGGGGCATGGGGCAGATCGACACGTTCGATCCCAAACGCAAAGGCGATCCTGCCAAAAAGCAAGCAGGGGCCTATTACGACAGCATTCCGACCGCCGTCAACGAGGTCGAAGTCTGTGAACACCTTCCCCAAGTCGCTCAGGTGATGGATCGCCTGACGGCGGTTCGCACGGTCCATCATTCCGTGATCGACGAACATGCGGCGGCCACCAACTGGATGCACGTCGGCCGTCCGGTCAGCGGAACGGTCGTCTATCCTTCGCTCGGCTCGATCATCGCCCACGAGCGGGGCGCGGCATCTGACGCGGCCCCTCCTTATGTGTTGATCGGCTACCCGAACAGTTCGCGCGGCCCAGGCTTCTTGGGCGCCCAGCATAGTTATCTTTACCTAACGGAAACGGGACGCGGGCCAGCCGGGCTTTCCCGTCACGATACCATCACGCCACAGCGTCAGACTCTACGCGAGACTTACTTAAACGAATTACGCGCGGTCCAATCGCCAACCAATGACAAGCGTCTGCAAGACTACGATGCCGCCGCCAAGTTGAGTATGCGCTTAAGTGGGCCCGAGTTCATGCGGAGTTTTGAACTCGCCAACGAACCAGCTCAACTGCGTGAAAGCTACGGCGGCGAGTTCGGCCAGCGTTGTCTTCTTGCGCGGCGCCTAGTCGAACGAGGTGTTCGCTTTATCGAGGTCTCTCACAATCTCAACTTCCTGAACGGGGCTGGCTGGGATGTCCACAATCGTGGGATTCTCGATCAGCATAAACTGATTCAAGAGATGGACGCCGCCGTGGCCACGTTGATTCTCGACCTAGAATCACACAAACTGCTAGACAAAACATTGGTGGTCATCACCACTGAATTTGGTCGTCCGCCGCAATTCGACGGTGGTGGCGGGCGTGGCCATCAAAGCTCGACGTTTACCTGTGTACTGGCTGGCGGCGGCTTGAAACATCAAGGTGCCTACGATGTAACCGACGAACTATCGCAAAAAATCGTCGCCGACCCGGTCTCTGTCCCCGACTTCTTCGCGACGATCCACGCTGCGGTCGGCATCGACTACACCAAGTCGCTCTTCGACGGAGACCGCCCGGTACCAATCACCGACGGCGGGCACCCCATTGCCAAACTGTTCGGCTAAAAGCTCCTCAAGAGACTTTTTTGCGCGGTCGAGACCACTCCTTTGGCCGCGCTGCGAAATCAATTTGCCCTCAAGCGGTCGCCGTTCTCCGGCTGGGCTTCCTCTCTACAACCTCTCTGCCCGCGCACGAAGTTTAGTCTTTTAGTGGCCAAGGGCTTCTGAAGAGGTTATGCTGCGAACTATCGCGATGGTGATGTCAGGAGATATCACGATCACAATCCCCCCTATTTCCCGCCTAGATAATCGACAGGTGTCAACAGTGAAAGCACTATACGCATTCGCTCTGCTGCTGGGAGTAAGCCTATCTTTGCCGTTTCCCTTGCCCGCCCTAGCAGATTCACCTGTACAAGAACCTGGGCAGGCGGTCATACCGACGAAGGTTATTCCATTAATTCCCGATAACGATTTATCGCAGTGGTACACCTGGCTCACCGATAGCGGCTATGAAGATCCTCGCCACGTTTTCACGGTTCAACCAGATGGGATTCTGCGAATCTCAGGAGACGGCTTTGGTGCATTAACGACCAAGAAAGAGTATGCGAATTACCTGCTGATCATGGAGTACCGTTGGGGCGAAAAGACTTGGGCACCGCGCGAGCAGGCAGCCAAAGATGCCGGTGTGCTCGTGCATGCCCAGGGAATCGACGGCGGCTACGGCTGGAAAGATGGTCAGCCAGGGGCTTGGATGCCTTCCTTTGAATTCCAGATCATCGAAGGAGGCGTCGGTGACCTTTTGGTGCTTTCCGGACGTGGGAAAAACGGTACCCAACTTAACCCCTC comes from Bremerella cremea and encodes:
- a CDS encoding 3-keto-disaccharide hydrolase — its product is MKALYAFALLLGVSLSLPFPLPALADSPVQEPGQAVIPTKVIPLIPDNDLSQWYTWLTDSGYEDPRHVFTVQPDGILRISGDGFGALTTKKEYANYLLIMEYRWGEKTWAPREQAAKDAGVLVHAQGIDGGYGWKDGQPGAWMPSFEFQIIEGGVGDLLVLSGRGKNGTQLNPSATVSVVRDRDGEPVWSSEGKPEVFRKGRVNWLGRDPDWQDRLGFRGKNDVESPGQAWTRIECICRDDELTYRVNGKLVNHITDVQPRQGKILVQTEGAEWFIRKLELHPLPEVQP
- a CDS encoding DUF1501 domain-containing protein, translating into MFSSHHFSRREFLAASLTAAGVAAAPAWGANAPALIQGQAEHVISIWLGGGMGQIDTFDPKRKGDPAKKQAGAYYDSIPTAVNEVEVCEHLPQVAQVMDRLTAVRTVHHSVIDEHAAATNWMHVGRPVSGTVVYPSLGSIIAHERGAASDAAPPYVLIGYPNSSRGPGFLGAQHSYLYLTETGRGPAGLSRHDTITPQRQTLRETYLNELRAVQSPTNDKRLQDYDAAAKLSMRLSGPEFMRSFELANEPAQLRESYGGEFGQRCLLARRLVERGVRFIEVSHNLNFLNGAGWDVHNRGILDQHKLIQEMDAAVATLILDLESHKLLDKTLVVITTEFGRPPQFDGGGGRGHQSSTFTCVLAGGGLKHQGAYDVTDELSQKIVADPVSVPDFFATIHAAVGIDYTKSLFDGDRPVPITDGGHPIAKLFG